CGCCTATCAGCCTTTTACTTATAATTTGGAAAATATTCATAAAGAAAACATAACGGGTATGGGAATTTACTATTGTGATAAAGGGGTATTTCTCAAATTAGAATTACAGCAATTACCTGCAGAACATATTGATTGCATGTTCGATTATTCTTATTACGATGGATATATCGCCCCTATAATGAATATTCACCCGACAATATCCTCTCAACAAACCTGTTCCTTTTCTCTTCATTGCCAGACTCAGAAACAATTACCAAACCTTTGAAGTAAGAGATATTTTTTACTTTCCTTTTTTGCTACCTCCAAATACAGCATATTTATAATATTTCCAGACGACATCAATATCCGTAAAACCTACTTCTTCAAGCCATTTAAGATGGGACATTAACTTTTCAGGATTTCCTTCTTTATGGTGTCTGCCTAACCATTTCTTGTTGATTTCATCATTCGGAATTGTTCGAGCCATAAACTCCTTCCAGTTGGACATATATAAATCTTCAAGGTATTCATTGGAACCTATAACAACATCCGCATTATAAAACACACCGCCATCTGTAAGGTTCATAAACACTTTTTGATAAAATTGTTTTTTGTCTTTTCCCAAATGATGTAAGGATAATGACGAAATAACAACATGATACTTTTTATCAAACTCAAATTCAGAAAAATCACAAAGTATATACGAGACATCCTGATAACCCGCCATTTTTGCCTTTGCCAGGTTAATCATATTCTCTGCGAAATCAAGGCAGGTTATCTTTGCGTTAGGAAATTTTTCTTTCACCCTTTTTGCTACTGTGCCTGTTCCACAACCAACATCAATTATATGAATAGGTAGTCCCTTCTCATAAGGAATAGTTAATAATAATGCCTCAATCATCTCTTCATAATGGGGGATTAAATTCAACACAATCCTGTCATATTCTTTTGCTTCTTCTTCAAAGTGTTCCTTCATTGTATCCATAGAGAATTTCCTTTATATTTTCTTTTATTAGATAATTCCTTACGCAGAATAACTCGATTATTTCATGTATTTTTTCGTCGAAAGGAAATGTGAGGTATTTTATCATTTGAAAATATAAATTATAAAGTTTTATTTGGTATTTGATTTGAAAGTAGTTATAATAGTATATGTTTTAGAAAATTTATATTTTAATGTATCTAACAATAATATTAACCATTAACTGAAGGGAGTGTTTTATGGCTAAAAAGACTGTAAATGTAGCAATGGTCGGTGGTGCGTTTATGGGTAAAACGCACAGCAACGCATGGCGTAAAGTAGCGATGTTCTTTGACCCACCTGTAAAGCCTGTAATGAAAGTTATGTGCGACAAAGACCCTAACGCATTGAAAAATGCGGAACGGTATGGCTGGCAGGAAACATCGGACAATTGGGAAGAAGTGGTGAATCGTCCCGATATTGATGTTATTGATATTTGCACGCCCAATTTCCTTCACCCTCCAATTGCTATTGCAGCGGCAAAGGCAGGTAAAGCGATTGTTTGTGAAAAGCCATTAGCCAACACATTAGCGGATGCAAAGCAAATGTGGGATGCCGTTAAAAAAGCCGGCGTTCGCAATATGTGCGGCTTCTCCTATCGTTTTGCTCCAGCCGTTCAGACAATTAAACAATTAGTCTCAAAAGGACAATTAGGTGAGATTTTCCATTTTCGCGCGGCTTATCAACAGGACTGGATTGTAGACCCTGATTTTCCGATGGTGTGGCGTTTAAAGAAAAAGCATACCGGTTCAGGTGCTTTAGGTGATATTGGTGCTCATATCACGGATTTATGTCATTTTCTTGTAGGACAGGTATGCGAAGTTGCTGGGACAATGGAAACATTCATTAAGAAGCGTATTGTCCCGGAAAGTGATGTAGGCGCCTGGGGAGCCAAAGGGGGGAAAGGGAAAAAAGTTTATGACACCGTTGATGTTGATGACGCCGCTGTATATGTAGCAAGAATTCAAGGGAAAAATACATTGGCAACCTTTGAGGCTACTCGTTTTGCCCCAGGTCGTAGAAATTACAATAGTATCGAAATTTATGGAAGCAAAGGTTCGGTATTGTGGAACCAAGAA
This is a stretch of genomic DNA from Candidatus Hydrogenedens sp.. It encodes these proteins:
- a CDS encoding methyltransferase domain-containing protein, with product MDTMKEHFEEEAKEYDRIVLNLIPHYEEMIEALLLTIPYEKGLPIHIIDVGCGTGTVAKRVKEKFPNAKITCLDFAENMINLAKAKMAGYQDVSYILCDFSEFEFDKKYHVVISSLSLHHLGKDKKQFYQKVFMNLTDGGVFYNADVVIGSNEYLEDLYMSNWKEFMARTIPNDEINKKWLGRHHKEGNPEKLMSHLKWLEEVGFTDIDVVWKYYKYAVFGGSKKGK
- a CDS encoding Gfo/Idh/MocA family oxidoreductase, translating into MAKKTVNVAMVGGAFMGKTHSNAWRKVAMFFDPPVKPVMKVMCDKDPNALKNAERYGWQETSDNWEEVVNRPDIDVIDICTPNFLHPPIAIAAAKAGKAIVCEKPLANTLADAKQMWDAVKKAGVRNMCGFSYRFAPAVQTIKQLVSKGQLGEIFHFRAAYQQDWIVDPDFPMVWRLKKKHTGSGALGDIGAHITDLCHFLVGQVCEVAGTMETFIKKRIVPESDVGAWGAKGGKGKKVYDTVDVDDAAVYVARIQGKNTLATFEATRFAPGRRNYNSIEIYGSKGSVLWNQEEMNEFHYFNRSDPPTLQGFRKVQACDMGHPYVHAWWPPGHIIGYEHLFVHEIYEFLCGLASKKINYPTFEDAVKCQAVLDAVERAAASKKWEKVVI